In one Lolium rigidum isolate FL_2022 chromosome 3, APGP_CSIRO_Lrig_0.1, whole genome shotgun sequence genomic region, the following are encoded:
- the LOC124695472 gene encoding tRNA (guanine(37)-N1)-methyltransferase 1, with protein sequence MRAGLHGCTTLGPPSSLPSRSMAPPLQHFHPRRLLPRLRLRLPTSGRLFLHLHLRPLSCSSSQAPPPQPPPLHGPTLRRGRRAAPDHPDEDPLLSFARTFDLAALRVPAAACAPLERRLRGHLLNWPRVRNIARLPNDDGHALLLPPSAPAASPLTAVARRDRLARQFNARGFVQFPNLAKMSRPSARAQRDKKGEGRGGDKEARREKDTVYVVKVPGEEDEEDQWKGLVGEEGFGSGAWRGEPTRLLLLDESYANRSVDELPEAVKVVLDDETKQGGSSAYELVQCQLTLFYNYWPMNEVLEALLPEGIIIPAGFETVGHIAHLNLRDEHLPYKELIAQVVLDKNKPKIRTVVNKTDAIQNDYRTMQLEILAGHDSLVTTVIESGLRFKVDLATVYWNSRLATERQRLVNSIFTSSDVVCDVFSGVGPIAISAAKKVTYVYANDLNPIAVEYLERNIVLNKLERKIEVFNMDARRFVTAIYSSQHVRPITQVVMNLPKDAAEFLDIFRGILRNRQPGQPCVMPKIHVYGFSKAEDPEYDFNERINLALCDNVANIEMHRVRLVAPGKWMLCASFTLPESVALAKPNYIMC encoded by the exons ATGCGCGCCGGCCTCCATGGCTGCACAACACTAGGTCCGCCGTCCTCCCTACCGTCccgttccatggcgccgccgctccagCATTTCcatccgcgccgcctcctccctcgcctccgcctccgcctaccCACATCCGGccgcctcttcctccacctccacctcagacccctctcctgctcctcctcgcaAGCCCCACCTCCTCAGCCACCGCCTCTCCACGGCCCCACGCTCCGCCGCGGCAGGCGGGCCGCTCCAGACCACCCGGATGAGGACCCGCTCCTCTCCTTCGCGCGCACCTTCGACCTCGCCGCCCTccgcgtgcccgccgccgcctgcgcgcCGCTCGAGCGCCGCCTCCGCGGCCACCTCCTCAACTGGCCCCGCGTCCGCAACATCGCGCGCCTCCCCAACGACGACGGccacgccctcctcctccccccctCCGCGCCCGCCGCCTCCCCGCTGACCGCGGTGGCGCGCCGCGACAGGCTGGCCCGCCAGTTCAACGCCCGCGGCTTCGTGCAGTTCCCCAACCTCGCCAAGATGTCGCGGCCGTCTGCGCGGGCTCAGAGGGACAAGAAGGGGGAAGGAAGAGGCGGGGACAAGGAGGCCAGGCGAGAGAAGGACACGGTGTATGTTGTCAAGGTGCCaggggaggaggacgaggaagacCAATGGAAGGGCTTGGTCGGGGAGGAAGGGTTTGGGAGCGGTGCGTGGAGAGGGGAACCCACCAGACTGCTCCTGCTGGACGAGAGCTACGCAAACAGGAGCGTCGACGAGCTCCCGGAGGCTGTCAAG GTTGTGTTAGACGATGAAACCAAGCAGGGTGGATCATCTGCGTATGAGCTTGTACAATGTCAGCTAACTTTGTTCTATAATTACTGGCCAATGAATGAG GTTTTAGAGGCATTACTTCCTGAAGGAATAATCATTCCTGCAGGCTTTGAGACAGTAGGGCATATTGCCCACTTGAACTTGAGGGATGAACACTTGCCTTACAAGGAACTTATAGCTCAG GTAGTGCTAGACAAAAACAAGCCAAAGATCCGAACTGTTGTCAATAAGACTGATGCTATTCAAAATGATTACAGAACAATGCAACTTGAAATTTTAGCTGGTCATGATTCCCTTGTCACAACAGTCATTGAGAGTGGCCTTCGTTTTAAAGTTGATCTTGCGACAGT CTATTGGAATTCTAGATTAGCTACCGAAAGGCAGAGGCTTGTCAACAGCATCTTTACAAGTTCTGATGTTGTCT GTGATGTGTTCTCTGGTGTCGGTCCGATAGCAATTTCAGCTGCGAAAAAGGTCACATATGTCTATGCAAATGACTTGAACCCAATTGCAGTTGAGTACCTTGAAAGAAACATTGTTCTTAACAAACTTGAGAGGAAAATTGAG GTATTTAACATGGATGCTAGAAGGTTTGTTACTGCAATATACTCAAGCCAACACGTGCGTCCGATCACACAAGTGGTAATGAATTTGCCCAAGGATGCTGCAGAATTTTTAG ATATCTTCAGAGGGATCTTAAGAAACCGGCAACCAGGACAGCCTTGTGTCATGCCGAAGATCCACGTGTATGGATTCTCCAAAGCCGAGGATCCTGAGTATGACTTTAATGAG AggataaatctagcattgtgcgatAATGTGGCCAACATTGAAATGCACAGAGTACGGCTTGTTGCTCCTGGGAAATGGATGCTCTGTGCATCTTTTACCCTTCCAGAATCTGTTGCATTGGCGAAACCGAATTACATTATGTGTTGA